A single genomic interval of Eurosta solidaginis isolate ZX-2024a chromosome 3, ASM4086904v1, whole genome shotgun sequence harbors:
- the LOC137247204 gene encoding regucalcin-like gives MKRFIFAIGALAVLSYVQTATSYKIEALPNAYTLVGEGPHWDLKTQSLYFVDIDLAKLLRYDYKTNKTYSAVLQGENFASFIIPIEGKKDKFVVGCDRRVVIAKWDGISSIAEVEYTAHEVEYGEEYYMNRFNDAKADKKGRLVAGTMWNDQSDLFTYRKGSLYSFQKNEKPKTILTNAGISNGMTWNDKTKKFYFVDSANYNVTEFNYNYKTGTLSGEPRVVWQHETHMPDGMTIDADGNLYIATFSGSTIYKVNPKTKKTLMEIKFPTKQITSAAFGGPNLDILYVTTSALNNEPAPAGTTYQVTGLGAKGLPMTKVRI, from the exons ACCTCCTATAAAATCGAAGCACTTCCAAATGCCTATACCTTAGTTGGTGAAGGTCCCCATTGGGATCTTAAGACACAAAGTTTGTATTTCGTCGATATTGATTTGGCCAAATTATTGCGCTATGACTACAAAACAAATAAAACCTATAGTGCCGTTCTTCAGGGAGAGAATTTCGCATCATTCATCATACCAATCGAAGGCAAAAAGGATAAATTTGTTGTAGGCTGTGATCGACGTGTTGTTATTGCCAAATGGGATGGTATATCATCCATAGCAGAAGTAGAATATACTGCGCATGAAGTTGAGTATGGAGAAGAGTATTATATGAATCGTTTTAATGATGCCAAGGCAGATAAAAAAGGACGTCTAGTAGCTGGTACTATGTGGAATGATCAAAGTGATCTCTTTACGTATCGTAAAGGATCATTGTATAGTTTTCAAAAGaatgaaaaaccaaaaaccatttTAACTAATGCGGGCATTTCTAATGGTATGACATGGAATGATAAAACGAAGAAATTTTATTTCGTTGACTCAGCTAATTACAATGTTACGGAGTTCAATTACAATTACAAAACAGGTACTTTAAGTGGTGAACCAAGAGTTGTGTGGCAGCATGAAACACATATGCCAGATGGCATGACAATTGATGCGGACGGTAATCTCTATATAGCTACTTTCTCGGGATCAACTATCTATAAAGTCAACCCAAA AACCAAGAAGACACTTATGGAAATTAAGTTCCCCACTAAACAAATTACTTCAGCGGCATTCGGCGGCCCTAATTTGGATATTTTATACGTAACTACGTCTGCTTTGAACAACGAACCCGCACCAGCCGGTACGACTTACCAGGTAACAGGTTTGGGTGCGAAAGGTTTGCCGATGACAAAGGTGCGGATATAA